The region tcGCTTATTCTTGTCTTTTAAATACGATTTGATGGATTTTCTTTGCGATATTCTGTCTCTCACTGTGAACATAAAACTACAAGTAAAATGACAGACggctcatgttttttttgtcagcgaGCGAACTTACAAAATCGGTGGAGGGATCAAACAATTATTTCCTCCACATGAACTGGACCACATGTTAAAGGCGCATGATGCTTATACCCTACTACAATGTGGTATCAATGACTGTCAGTACGTGAGTAAAAGGCAAAATTACCATTCCTAATCAATCTTAACCTGTTAAGAAAGCGACCGAGACAGAAAGGCCAGTTTCTAAAATGGAATTGTTAAGCTGTAACAATAAAATCATCGGCAGAATTTTCATACAATAAAGCTGTTCCAGTATTTTACCTCCACTAGGTTCATGATGGAAGTGCATTACAATACTATATTGGTATTATAAAAGATAAGGAATCTGACATTTTTTAAGGTtagttaaaagttaaaataccCCGGAAAGGAAATGAAGAGAAGATCAAATGCCTCCATGAATGTATTGTATTGCTGTTGCTGAAAtagtgtcctgtttttgaaaatatgttCATTAAATCAGACGTAGCCCgtatatctttttttaagaatgaaaacatgaacatttgaGGATGGCGTCTTGGGCTACTGGACTGGACTTTGTTTTCCCTCATTCGACAAAGCATGATTGTCCAGTTGTCCGGTTGCAAACGGATGCAAGGTAAAAACCTGAGTTTGGAGACTGCAATGTTTGGTACAGTAGGCCAAGAACACTGGAGAATCACATCACATGCAGCTGGAGAGGGAAATATGAACATACGGTATAATGGAGCAATCGTGAGGTAGTAAATGCTAAAAGTGGGGGTGAGCAAAGTCCTCCAGCCGTCTCTGGTTTGCATGGTGCCTTCTCCAGACGGCCTGTGTCAGCACTTTCCACAGATGCTCAATAGAATCTAGATCAGGGCTTTCAGAATGGTCCAAAGTTTGGTTCTTGGCTATTCTCGGGTGTTTTTATGCGTCTTGGGTCATTTATCCATCGATGATCGTGAGGACACATGACCCGCAGCTGAGATCAAGTTTTCTCACACAGGGCAGCGCATTTCTGCTCCAGAATAACTCATTAGCCCTGAGATTTCATTGTAGCTGACAGATTCACGACACCCTGCACAGAAAAAGTCCTCCCACCCCATTTGTGTTTCCATTTGTCCAAAGGACATTCTCCCAGAGGGGTTGGCAAATGGATTCCAATGGCTGTTGAGGGATTTTCTCCCTTTAAAAGGAAGGGTTACTCAGAATTTTGCGTGTgcgtttgaaaaataaaataagcattaTTCTAATCTAGTGACCCTTTTAATATAACATTGGTGCATTTGTTAAAAGGAACAAGAAAAGACACATTCCTCTTCTTCTGCTACACAGGAGCCATCTTCCCGGAACCATTTAACTGTGATGGACAGAAACGTACATATTATTAGTATCCACACTGTATGTCGAGCTAAACCcaagtcatttgtttttaccTGACTGAAACAAATTCACTTTTCATTCCAATTGCATCATGTTCACAACAGAGTATTTTCTATTCTTTCATGGTAGAAAAATGTAGAAGTGCAATACCTTAGTTGAATTCACTGCATTTGGACCCTAAGAAGATGCCGCTTATCCTGAGTAGCAgaatttgaacaatatttgtttCCATTCACGTCATCCATCAAACTGAGCAAGTGTGACACAAGTGCAAAATGATTGGCATATATCATCATTACAGTTACAAGAATGTCATTCAAATCTGTAGCTGGTCTTCCCTGCAGCGATAAAAGCTTCTCATCACAGTGAGATACGgaggatttttatttgttgccaAATGATCCAGAGGAGCAATTTGGGAGCTTGGACACCAGGCCTGGATGAGACAATCTCTCATTCCACatgaattaatgaattcatCCCAGAGGTGGTTCATGGGGTTCAGGTCAGAACCCTATTGCCCCGGTTCTGCCCAGCCTGATCACTGTCATCCGACTGGCCGACAGATGTCGGCGTTTGTTCGAGCGCGGTTAATTGTCGCTTTTTTTGGCGTCTAAAGGCTGCCGCGCAACGACCGCCGCCGgacccgactgaactgtcgcgcAGAGCGCGTGGTTTGGGGACTGCCGCTGGTTTTGCCGCAATTCAAAATTCGAATCGCCATCTTAACGTCGCAGCTTTCAGCCAATCAAAACGCAGGTCAACTTTCCCTCATGGGTTAAACACAGTTCTGGGTTTAGCGAGCCGTGCCGCCGCAAGCCACACAAATAGTATATGAAGCAATACTtaactactgtatattcatcATGTAAAGTGGATGAAAATGCAAAGCTTGTGAGCAGAATGTACGCGAACATACGTAAATTGTAAATGAACGCAGCCAGCGagcctcctttcaaatatccacacactcGCTTTTATTCGCAGCAACACCCGGTCTCTTcagcaacctgcttcttccttaactattaatgtatctttttatggtttcaaaaatgtaataaaagtacattttactgAATACACAGCATCAAATGGCTGtccaggctcgctgttcagggcatCCACTCGCGCAATCCCTCAATGCGCAAGTGTGCGTCGGAAACGCTACGCGACGGTTCGCTCCAGTCAGGTTTGACCGCGTTGCAGTGTGCAGCAGGCTTAAAGCAGCTTTTGTTCTGCGGTTGACTGAGGAGGTGCGGGCATTTTCGTCCATATTGGCAGAAGATGAAATACAACGAGAGATGGAAGGCGCGAAAAGAAGCGAGTGGGTCACCTTGTTCTTGATTCCACCCCAATCCCTCACACTTTTGTTTGgtgccttttttttaatggaaaagcAACGGAGACCAGACCAGaccaggccaggccaggccaggccaagcgAGGCAGCGGCAGAGCGGGGCCAGGCCATTCTGGAACTCGTAACGGAAAAGCGCCATATGGGGCTTTGCTTTGGGCACTGGGGTGCAAGCAACAGATTATGAACCTCCCCTTAACATTTCCCTCAATGATAAATTGTACAGTTAATCCTGGTGAGCCAAATGAAACGAATTCAGCGGAGAATAGGAGGCCAAGTCAAACCACTTAAGGTGCCTCACTACTTTTGATCCTATACCGTATTGAACGTAAGCGCTGTGTGTCCAAGGAGGGAGGGGGGAATCATTTTCTGATTGAGTTacataaaacaaattgaaactTACTGCATTGAACCTTAATATGACTGATCAATGATATACAAAATTTTGTACCTCATCTTCTGGTGCTGGGATGATTCGTCCAGCCATTGGTGCCACTCCTAGCACTTTGGGAGCCTTATCTTCCTTAGGTGTCCCTTCCAAAACCACAACTATGTACTCTCGCTTGGAATCTTTTTCTAGAGCCTCTCCTAGAGGTGGCGGTGCTTCTTCCTCTATTGAGCTAGCCAAGTCAATATTCGGTTCTTCTGTTGAAAGAAACTCCTCAGCTGTTGTTTCAAGCTTAAGTGGTAACGTAGTCTCCTCAATCACTGGCGAAGCCTGTACCTGAACCACTAGTGTAGTCTTTTCAATTGCTGGGGTAGAATCAAAAGGTGGCAAAGCTTCATCAATCATTGGTGCAATCTCTACTGTGTCTGGGACCTCTTCGACCACTGGTGCAGGGACAGTTGAGGGCAGGGAATCTTCACTTGCAGGAAAACACTCTACAGTTGTCAAGGCCTCTTCGACCACTGGTACATCCATCAATATTGGATCCTCCTCAACAGTCTGTGTCATTGGCACCGGTGTTGGGGTCTCCTCAACCACTGGTGCAGCCTCTACAAACGGCAAGGCCTCCTCAACCACTACAGGTGTGAGCACTTCCTCAACTACTGATGCAGGCGCTACTTGCGACTCCTCTACTGGTGGTACAACCTCTATTGTTGTTGAAGCCTCTTCAACTGCCAGTGTAAAATCTCCTGGTGTTATGGAATCCTCAACTGCTGGTGCAACCTCTAAATGTATTGGGGCCTCCTCAACTTCCGGTACAACCTCTACCGGTGTTGAAGCCTCTTCAACTGAAAGTGTAAAATCCCCGAGTGTAGTGGACTTCTCAGCTGCTGGTGTGACTCCTGAATGTATTGGCGCCTCCCCGACCGCTGGCGCAACCTCCAATAGTGTTGGGGCGTCTACAACCGCTGGTGCAGGGGTGACCACTATCTCAACCAATGGTGCAGGCTCTATTGTGGGTTGGACCTCGTCTACTACTAAAGCCTCTGTTTGTGTTGAGGCTTCTTCAACTGCCCATGCAGCCTCCAATGGTGATGGGGCTGCCTCCTCATCCAACATTGCTAGTGCAGTTTCAACTGATTCCATTACTTCTGGGGGCAGAAGTACATCTTTGACTGCTGCTTCATTAACAGCTGCAGCACATACCACTTGTTCCTCTACTTCAGTTCCCTCCAGCATAGGAGAAGCTGCCAGCACCACTGCAAGATAAAATCCAGCCATCCCAACATCAATGATATTCAAGTTTTAGATTGCTGTGTTCAGCTCTTGCAACATAAAACTGTTTTAGCCACGGTGAGGAAATATCAATCCCTTGTTGGCTGAAACCTTTCATGGACATAACATTTAATTCTGCAATCTAAATTTTCACCATAGCTACCTCTGACACGCTGACACAATAGCgtcataaaaacatgaatatagACAAATTAATGACAATAGTAATCCTTTATGGGACAGCAGCTTTAATTATAGATAacagcaaccagttcagggtgtaccccgcctctcgcccgaagatagctgggataggctcctagtgaggataagcggtacagaaaatggaaagatggatggatggatgggttcacAGTGCTCATGACGCAGGTTCCAGTATATGCAAAAATGAATATGATCACATATTGAATGATTAGAAATTCAACACTGAGAACATTACGATTTTATTTCAGGAAAGAAATAGTTGCAGTAATTCTACTGATTGTAATAACTAAATTAACCCATCTTTTAcaaatacatctttttcatataaaaatgtaaaattacacaGGTCTCTTCCTACGAATAGATACAAATTCAATTACAATATAATATTCGTTTCAACTCATTGAGCATCCAATTCATACTGTGATAATAGTGTTTGGCCAAATCCTATATCCACACAAAGTAAACAGATAGGATATGTGTGTATGTTAGCTAACCTGTAAAGCGAAATTAATTCAATGTTTGAGTTTCGTGTGATCACATTTACTTCACCCATAACTGCAACTAAGCTACATCCTATAGCTTTATGTCATGTGATCTGTTGGACTTTAAACCCTTACTGGTACTCATCAAAGTCATGAACACTAACGGGGGGCACTAATGATTCACACCAATAAATACAAGCTACATATACAGTGCATCAAGAAAGTAGACACAGGGCTTCACTCTTCCATTTTGTTATCCGACAGCCTTATTCCGAAATTGGATTGGCGACCTTCTAAAGTGAATTTAGAGATTTGTTTCGAAATACTTTTATTCACATCAGCGGTTATCTGGCATAATTGTAACGTGCCGTTACCTAGCTAACTACCTATGTcgacaccccgaaaatgcatcttcactTTGGATAGTCCAATGGCATGGCTACTTAAGGACACCTCTTTGTCCACCTCGAACGTGCACACGTCACAGAGAGAAGGCGGAAGAAGGAGGGGAAGACaagaaaagagtgaaaaaatgtgAGCGCAAGCGTGTGGACAGGGTTTACACGCTGTTGTTGCGTATATTGGTGTTGGATAAAAACGTCattaatttggaaaataaatactgtgGAAAGTAAAGTAACCTGTGTTTACTTCTGGTTTAGTTTGACGTACGTTTAACGTTACAATCAAACTGTCTTTGTCTCGTatagggcaccacgtctctttttatatttgtagaatttaggaaaagtgacgaaaaacctcgaTCAATCTCAGTAAGTACAGTACTTAGTCTCTACATTAATAACAATGAATAGTTCTCGATTACACCGCTTTTACTACTTCACTCGGACACACGAAGGACGAAAAGGGAATTGGAATTTTACGGAAAATGTGATGAAATCTACAGGGaactaaaagaaaatacattggggcaaaaaagtatttagtcagccaccaattgtgcaagttctcccacttaaaacgATAAGAGAGATCTGTAATTGTCATCACAGGTATAACCTCACacatgagagacaaaatgaggggggaaaaaaaaacagaaaatcagattgatttttaaatattcttttttttttttttttttttttagcagattctggtggaaaataagtatttggtcaccaacaaacaagcaagatttccgGCTCTAaaagacctgtaacttcttctttcaGAGCCTCATCTGTCTTCCACTCGTGACCTGTGTTAATGGCACCGGTTTGAACTCGTTCTCAcgataaaagacacctgtccacaacctcaaacagtgtCACTctaaactccactatggccaagaccaaagagctgtcaaaggacaccagaaaccaaattgtagacctgcaccagcctgggaagactgaatctacatcaggtaagcagcttggtgtgaggaaatcaactgtgggagcaattattggaaaatggaagagatacaagaccactgaacctcgatctggggctccatgcaagatctcaccccgtggggtcaaaataatcacaaaaatggtgaataaaaatcccagaaccagaaatatattttctttgtagtgtattcaatttaatatacaaccccaattccaatgaagttgggacgttgtgttaaacataaataaaaacagaacacaatgatttgcaaatcatgttcgaccttagtgccaatggcgtgggtaacttacacatctgtgaaggcaccattaatgctgaaaggtacataccggtttcggagaaacatatgctgccatccaagcaacgtctttttcacggacgctcctgctcatttcagcaagacaatgccaaaccacattctgcatgtgttacaacagcgtggcttggtagtaaaagagtgtgggaaCTAGACTGACCTTcccgcagtccagacctgtctcccattgaaaatgtgtggcgcattatgaagtgtaaaatacgacagcggagaccccggactgttgaacagctgaagctgtacgtcgagcaagaatgggaaagaattccacctccaaagcttcaacaattagcgtcctcagttccaaaacttttattgaatgttgttcaaagaaaaggtgacgtaacaccgctgtaaacatgaccctgtcccagcttttttggaacctgctgcagccataaaattctaagataatcatcatttgctaaaaacaaagtttatcactttgaacattaaatatcttgtctttgtagtgtaatcaattaaatataggttgaacatgaattgcaaatcattgtattctgtttttatttatgtttaacacaacatcccaacttcattggaattggggctgtatatatacacacacaaaattgtttGACATTTGTATGATTAGGGCAGTCGCTGCTgatgcttcttttcctcctgcaaagtatatacagtatgttctttTCTCTGCCatagatgccatttttgccctgtctcttccttttatttatttatttctttatatataaagaaaagaacatactgtttatactttgcaggaggaggagaagcagcAGCGACATTGCCCTAATACAAATGTGTCAAACAATTTTGTGGCTGTTCAAATAggtaaatgtttcttttctaaCCAAGCATGTCTGATTTCTCAGGAAAATGATATCAAATGAGCATTTTGTTCTTGGCTTTTCACAGATGTCTCGTGAAAAAAGGACTGATTACAGGCAGTCAGCAATTTTGAATTCATGTTACTGATGACATGCTGTCATTTGTCAGGTCTGAAAGTAGCCTTATGCATGGGCTGTACCGGTGAAGGCGAGGGATCAGGACAGGACATGGAGGTGAAGCGAGAGCATTGAGTTGAGAAGGAGAAAGGTTATATTAAAGCAAAAATGACAGTGACttgagttttgttttaattccattTATGAATCAGACTGTAACACAAAATCTGGAAACGGGGAAGCACTGTGAATACTCTTATACTCCCCCCACCCCAGGATACGTTCACACGGTTATTCAAGGTTCGACAGCAACTAAATTGCTGGGTTTACAGTTCCCAAAGACCTTTTAGCAGCCATTAAACCAGATTTAGATGATGTGAGAATTTTGAATGTGAAGGGACCTCAGCCCTCAGAGGTAGCTGTGGACTCCTTAAGTGAGGAAGTCATACCATTGCTTTCAGGGTCCTCAGTAGCAACTTGTTCCGTGA is a window of Phycodurus eques isolate BA_2022a chromosome 9, UOR_Pequ_1.1, whole genome shotgun sequence DNA encoding:
- the mgarpa gene encoding fibrous sheath CABYR-binding protein, which gives rise to MFACRAAWQRCGPLARSAAFRLPRDGLLQRQMSSMPGGSGENIVYTVLCGGLLVGAVSYAFNTVSTDSARFNDRISEIKARPKKEWMPKPWPPKRDEAGPVEEASEEAAAEAAADSESETVVEAVEEIVVEGAEVVIEMAEEVVPAAQQVEVMADEAVQVAEVVEETADTITEQVATEDPESNVVLAASPMLEGTEVEEQVVCAAAVNEAAVKDVLLPPEVMESVETALAMLDEEAAPSPLEAAWAVEEASTQTEALVVDEVQPTIEPAPLVEIVVTPAPAVVDAPTLLEVAPAVGEAPIHSGVTPAAEKSTTLGDFTLSVEEASTPVEVVPEVEEAPIHLEVAPAVEDSITPGDFTLAVEEASTTIEVVPPVEESQVAPASVVEEVLTPVVVEEALPFVEAAPVVEETPTPVPMTQTVEEDPILMDVPVVEEALTTVECFPASEDSLPSTVPAPVVEEVPDTVEIAPMIDEALPPFDSTPAIEKTTLVVQVQASPVIEETTLPLKLETTAEEFLSTEEPNIDLASSIEEEAPPPLGEALEKDSKREYIVVVLEGTPKEDKAPKVLGVAPMAGRIIPAPEDEDKRHLLRVQMQ